Proteins co-encoded in one Juglans regia cultivar Chandler chromosome 16, Walnut 2.0, whole genome shotgun sequence genomic window:
- the LOC108986618 gene encoding multicopper oxidase LPR2-like, translating into MVASFLLKFLDLISFALFGVLTASVAQDKQLNSSKLEMFVDELPHLPKIHGFDVVSGVPQSKSLVIGMFKKEWKFHRDLPPTPVYAYGVSEDLATVPGPTIEALKGIDIHVTWQNHLPPKHILPWDPTIPTAIPANKLGIPTVVHLHGGVVEPESDGFANSWFTLGFQEKGPTWTKQTCHYHNQQQPGNLWYHDHAMGLTRINILAGLLGAYIIRHPQSEAHLGLPTGDELDRLLIVFDRSFRTDGSIYMNCTGDNPSLHPHWRPEYFGNAIIVNGKAWPRVTVRRRKHRFRILNASNARYFRFFFTNGLQFTHVGSDSVYLNKPVVTNEILLAPSEIADVVVDFSESKTNTAILANDAPYPYPDGSPVNEVDSKVIKFFILKHREIDRWRVPKTLMQYPRPDLSSASRTRYITMYEYMSTTGKSTHLYLNGKSFEAPVEETPKVGSTEVWNVINLTGDNHPLHIHMGLFVALDQIELVNAEEFRKCMMRMNDAIKCQISKYARGKRVEVPAHEKGWKNVFKIKPEFVTKILVRFSYIHSNESYPFDATAEPGYVYHCHILDHEDNEMMRPLKFIE; encoded by the exons ATGGTGGCCAGCTTTTTGCTCAAGTTTCttgatctcatttcttttgctttgtttggAGTACTCACAGCTTCAGTGGCCCAAGATAAACAGCTAAATTCATCCAAGTTGGAAATGTTTGTGGATGAGCTTCCACATCTGCCCAAAATCCATGGCTTCGATGTTGTTTCAGGCGTTCCCCAATCCAAGTCCCTGGTTATCGGCATGTTCAAGAAGGAATGG AAATTCCATAGAGATCTCCCTCCAACACCAGTTTACGCCTACGGCGTATCCGAAGACTTGGCTACAGTTCCTGGTCCAACAATCGAGGCCCTCAAGGGAATCGATATCCACGTGACATGGCAAAATCACCTCCCTCCAAAGCACATACTGCCGTGGGACCCAACCATCCCGACTGCCATTCCAGCCAATAAGCTGGGCATTCCTACTGTGGTCCATCTCCACGGTGGCGTCGTGGAGCCCGAGAGTGATGGATTCGCAAACTCATGGTTCACCCTTGGATTCCAAGAGAAGGGACCCACGTGGACCAAACAAACGTGTCATTACCACAACCAACAACAACCTGGAAACCTATGGTATCATGATCATGCCATGGGATTGACAAGAATCAACATCCTAGCTGGCTTGCTTGGGGCCTACATCATCCGCCACCCGCAGTCGGAGGCCCACCTTGGACTCCCCACCGGCGATGAGCTCGATCGACTGTTGATCGTTTTTGACCGTAGCTTTCGAACCGATGGTTCCATATACATGAATTGCACGGGAGATAATCCCTCCCTACACCCCCACTGGCGACCGGAATATTTCGGTAATGCTATCATCGTGAACGGAAAAGCCTGGCCACGTGTAACAGTACGACGTCGTAAGCATCGGTTTCGTATCCTAAATGCTAGCAATGCCAGATACTTTAGGTTCTTCTTTACCAATGGTCTGCAGTTCACCCACGTGGGATCTGACTCGGTGTATCTCAATAAACCAGTGGTAACCAATGAGATTCTGCTGGCCCCATCTGAGATAGCTGACGTGGTTGTTGACTTTTCAGAATCAAAGACCAATACTGCTATTCTAGCGAACGATGCACCATATCCTTATCCGGATGGGAGCCCGGTCAACGAAGTCGACAGCAAGGTCATCAAGTTTTTCATCCTGAAGCATCGTGAGATTGACAGGTGGAGAGTTCCAAAGACGTTGATGCAATACCCACGTCCTGATTTATCTAGTGCATCGCGCACACGGTATATAACTATGTACGAGTACATGAGCACCACGGGCAAGTCAACTCATCTATACTTGAATGGAAAGTCATTCGAGGCACCAGTCGAGGAGACCCCAAAAGTGGGGAGCACGGAAGTGTGGAACGTGATCAATTTAACAGGGGACAATCACCCGTTGCACATTCATATGGGGCTCTTTGTGGCGTTGGACCAGATTGAGTTGGTGAATGCGGAAGAGTTCAGGAAATGCATGATGAGAATGAACGATGCGATCAAGTGCCAAATAAGCAAGTATGCACGTGGGAAAAGAGTAGAGGTGCCAGCTCACGAGAAGGGATGGAAGAACGTGTTCAAGATCAAACCTGAATTCGTGACAAAAATTTTAGTGAGATTTTCATACATACACTCAAATGAGTCATATCCGTTTGATGCAACTGCAGAGCCAGGCTACGTGTACCATTGCCAT ATCTTGGATCATGAAGACAACGAGATGATGAGGCCCCTAAAGTTCATTGAGTAA